In one window of Henckelia pumila isolate YLH828 chromosome 1, ASM3356847v2, whole genome shotgun sequence DNA:
- the LOC140865472 gene encoding protein FAR1-RELATED SEQUENCE 5-like: MRIFEIDHGGPENVGCTERDLRNYQRSLREEHMGMDAETFVDFLQSEKEKCSTFFFDYETDSDNRFSRCFWADSVSRRANIVFGDVVVFDTTYNTNKYGLIFAPFVGVNHHGQTILFGCGFLSDERTKSFVWLLGKFLKAMSSGAPKLIITDQDPAMTKAIAQVFPQTVHRYCLWHILNKFPDKLSPVIFRDHYQSIRNVIVHSTTSDEGVMENGISSSQRSESSHAFFKRYISNKNALMDFIVRFNKALRNQRHNELVADHIDMNERPKVMSNWPMETQMVKVYTKTKWLEFQKEVGESHHYYVEQVCTEIEFWVYHVMNFQASSSSKPRVLKHDVQRNDVYCSCMKFQFDGIPCRHMLAFFRVNQVFHLPDKYILKRWTQGAKVGALLSLSELNVIDDPERCLMSRHWNLSFRSSALVDAASMIEEGTKFLHEQFDHIDCKMKELNICIPSRNASENRRSVDKAIAIIDPCVIRTKGCEKRLNSTKEKATSKGRQCRGCGRRGVSHDKRNCPNLLDKSSANNDNKDDGSDEEDF, translated from the exons ATGCGAATATTTGAGATAGATCATGGAGGGCCAGAGAACGTAGGTTGTACAGAAAGAGATTTGAGAAACTATCAGAGAAGTTTAAGGGAGGAGCACATGGGAATGGATGCTGAAACATTTGTTGATTTTTTGCAATCTGAGAAAGAGAAGtgttcaacttttttttttgattaTGAGACGGACTCAGACAACAGATTTAGCAGGTGTTTTTGGGCAGATTCTGTGTCAAGGAGGGCAAACATTGTCTTTGGCGATGTAGTGGTGTTTGATACAACATATAACACCAACAAATATGGGCTGATTTTTGCACCTTTTGTAGGTGTTAATCATCACGGTCAGACCATCCTCTTTGGCTGTGGATTTCTGAGTGACGAAAGAACAAAATCTTTTGTTTGGTTGCTAGGTAAGTTTCTAAAAGCAATGTCTAGTGGTGCACCAAAATTGATCATCACTGATCAGGATCCTGCCATGACCAAAGCCATAGCCCAAGTTTTTCCCCAAACAGTGCATCGATATTGTTTGTGGCACATTTTAAACAAATTTCCAGACAAATTGAGTCCTGTGATTTTCCGTGATCATTACCAAAGCATTAGAAATGTCATTGTACATTCAACAACAAGTGATGAAGGAGTCATGGAAAATG GAATTTCAAGCAGTCAAAGATCAGAGAGTTCCCATGCCTTTTTCAAACGTTACATCTCTAACAAGAATGCATTGATGGATTTTATTGTTCGTTTTAATAAGGCACTTCGGAACCAGCGACACAATGAGTTAGTCGCAGATCATATTGATATGAATGAGCGCCCAAAAGTAATGTCAAATTGGCCAATGGAAACTCAAATGGTGAAAGTTTATACCAAAACGAAATGGTTGGAGTTTCAAAAGGAAGTAGGTGAGAGTCATCACTATTATGTGGAACAAGTATGTACTGAAATCGAGTTTTGGGTTTATCATGTAATGAATTTTCAAGCTTCTTCTTCATCGAAACCAAGGGTGCTTAAACATGACGTGCAGAGAAATGATGTATATTGTAGTTGCATGAAATTTCAGTTTGACGGCATTCCATGCAGGCATATGCTAGCATTTTTTCGTGTCAACCAGGTTTTCCACTTGCCTGATAAGTATATTTTGAAACGGTGGACCCAAGGCGCAAAAGTAGGAGCATTATTATCTTTGTCTGAGCTAAATGTGATAGACGATCCAGAGAGGTGTTTGATGTCAAGGCATTGGAATTTATCTTTTAGATCTTCTGCTTTAGTAGATGCAGCATCTATGATTGAAGAGGGAACAAAATTCTTGCATGAACAATTTGATCATATTGACTGCAAaatgaaggagttgaatattTGCATACCATCAAGAAATGCAAGTGAAAACAGGAGATCCGTGGATAAGGCCATTGCTATCATTGATCCTTGTGTAATCAGAACAAAGGGATGTGAGAAGAGATTGAATTCAACAAAGGAGAAGGCAACCTCGAAGGGTAGACAATGTCGTGGATGTGGACGTCGTGGTGTGTCGCATGAC